One Bacteroidales bacterium genomic window, TCCGGCACATAAAGTCGCAGTAGATTCGTTTTTTATGGATATACATGAAGTAACTAATCTTGAATATTACACTTTTTGTAAGGAAACCGGACACAAACTGCCTGAATTTTGGGGAACTGATAAGTACAGAAGTAGTCTGAAATATTCGAATTGTCCCGTTATTGGTGTAAGTAAAAATGATGCAAGAAAATATGCGGAATATGCAGGAAAAAGGTTACCGACTGAAGCAGAATGGGAATATGCTGCACGGGGAGGACTAATTGATAAAAATTACTCAAACGGTGATGTTTTCAAAAGTTGTATTAACATTGATTCTGTTTTTAATAAGGGTGACAGACATCCGTATAATGTCTTATCAGGAAAGCAAAATAATTTCGGATTATATGGTATGTCCGGTAATGCAAGAGAATGGGTTAGCGACATATACGAAAAAGATTATTATAAAAATTCTCCGACAAAAAACCCAAAAGGTCCTGAAAACGGAAGATTAACTGTTGTCAGGGGTGGCGGATGGAAATCCGGTTCAGCATGTAAAAAAGTATTTATTCGTAATGCTTTAAGGGGCAGCTGGGTAGATATTACAATTGGATTCAGATGTGTAAAGGATTTAGAATAATAAATTTTAAGTTTCAAATTTCAAAATAATTTATAATGAAAAAATCAATAATAGTACTTATCGTTACATTAATACCAATACTTGGTTTCTCGCAAGACGGTGATAAAGAAGAAAAAAAAATAAATCTGAAATGGAGTGGTTTTGTAAAGAACGACTTCTTTTGGGATTCAAGGCAAACTGTAACTGCTCGTGAAGGCCATTTCTTATTGTTCCCTGCGGCTGTCTCTGAAGATCCTGACGGTAATGATATTAATGCAAAATCAAATATGAATTTTCTTGCTGTACAATCTCGCTTGTCACTTGGTATAACAGGACCTGATGTTTTAAATGCCAAGTTATCGGCAAAAATTGAAGGAGATTTCTTTGCCCAAGCAAATGCAAATATAAATCTTTTAAGATTGCGACATGCATATGTAAAAATGAATTGGGAAAATACAGAATTGTTATTCGGACAATATTGGATTCCGATGTTTGTAACAGGATGTTTCCCCGGAACAGTTTCATTTAATACGGGTGTTCCTTTTCAGCCATTCGGAAGAAATCCTCAAATTCGTTTAACACATAAGTCAGGAAATTTAAAGTTACTTGCTGTAGCCTCAATGCAAAGAGATTATTCAAGCAGAGGACCTGCAGGAATTACCGGTGAATATTTAAGAAATTCATCAATGCCTGAATTAAGCGGTCAAATTCATTTCGGCAACGGAAAAACTTTTCTTACCGGAATAGGCGGAGGATATAAACAAATTGTTCCGCAAATTATTACAGGAGCAGGATATGCTACAGAAGAAACCGTAAGCAGCTTCAGCAGTATTGCTTTTCTTAAAATAAAAACATCACCGGTAACTGTTAAAATGGAAGGAATATACGGACAAAATCTACCGGATGTTTTGAGTATAGGCGGGTTTGCTGTTACTGATTCAACAGATATAACCAAAGGATTTGTAAGTTATACTCCTTTAACAACAATGTCGGCATGGATGGATATTCATACAAACGGTAAGAAATTTCAGTTTGGTATTTTCGGAGGTTACACCCAAAATCTTGGTTCTGAAAAAGATGTAGTAGGAGATATTTATGGTCTCGGAACAAATATTGAAAGTCAATACAGAATTTCGCCAAGAGTGATTTATAATGTAGGCCCTGCACGTTTTGCTTTTGAAACGGAATATACTTTTGCAAACTACGGAGCATCAACAGACGAAAAAGGAGTTCCTGTTGAAATTACGGAAGCAAATAATTTGAGACTGTTATTTGCTGTTTATTATTTTTTTAAGTAAAACAAAAATCTAAAACATATTGAGCGAAGATTTCAAAACTTCGCTTTTTTTATTTCATTTCAAATAATTTATGCCGAAATGTCATAAAACTGACAATTATTTATCAAATGAGATTTTAATTAGTGTTTGTCCATAATGTCCGATTTCTTCGTTATGCTCATGTTTACAATCAGTCATTTACAAAAGTAAACTCCTGATTCTAAACATTTCACAAGCCTCGAACTTGAACATTCTGAAACAAACACGAACTTTATAGACAAACTCTAATTATATTTTCTGTTATTGATAATATTTATGCTCAAAACCTGCAACCCGTAACTCGCAACTCGCAACCCATACAAAAAACCTGAACATTCGTCATAAAAAACAAGCAATCAATTCAAAATCCGCTTTGGCATAAATTATGTAAAAAGCAGAGCAGAAAAATAGTTAATTCAAACACAAAAATAATATAAAAATGGCAAAAGAAATTTTATTTGATATTGAAGCCAGAGATGCTTTAAAAAAAGGTGTAGACAAACTTAACGATGCAGTTAAAATTACACTCGGACCAAAAGGGCGTAATGTTGTAATTGAAAAATCATACGGAGCACCTCAAATTACAAAAGACGGTGTTACAGTTGCTAAAGAAATTGATCTTTCTGATGCATTTGAAAATGTAGGCGCTCAAATGATAAAAGAGGTAGCTTCTAAAACAGGTGATGATGCCGGCGACGGAACAACAACTGCAACTATTCTTGCTCAATCAATTATAAATGTAGGTATAAAAAATGTAACTTCAGGTGCTAATCCAATGGACTTAAAACGCGGAGTTGATAAAGCAGTCAGAGCAATTGTTGATAATTTAAAAAGTCAATCACAAGATGTTAAAGTAGACAGCAAAAAAATTGAACAAGTAGCAAGAATCTCTGCTAATAATGATGAAGAAATTGGGAAACACATTGCCGATGCAATGAAGATCGTTAAAAAAGACGGTGTGATAACTGTTGAGGAAGCAAAAGGAATTGATACACATGTTGAGGTGGTAAAGGGTATGCAGTTTGACAGAGGATATATTTCTCCTTATTTTATTACTGATACTGATAAAATGGAAGGAGTTCTTGAAAACCCGTATATTTTATTATATGATAAAAAGATATCTTCCATGAAAGATATAATGCCTGTTTTGGAACCCGCTGCACAGGAAAACCGTCCGTTAATGATAATTGCTGAAGATATTGACGGAGAAGCATTAGCAACTCTTGTTGTAAATAAACTCAGAGGATCATTGAAAGTTGCTGCAGTTAAAGCTCCGGGGTTTGGTGACAGAAGAAAAGAAATGTTGGAAGATCTGGCTGTTTTAACAGGCGGTACACTAATTACTGAAGAAAGAGGTTATAAATTGGAAAATGCTACTCTTGAAATGTGCGGTACTACCGAAAAAATTGTTATGGATAAAGAAAACACAACAATAGTAAACGGAGCCGGAGATAAAGATCAAATAAAAGCAAGAGTAAAAGAGATCAAAACTCATATAGAAAATACTACTTCAGATTATGACAAAGAGAAATTACAAGAGAGATTAGCGAAACTTTCAGGTGGTGTTGCTGTAATTTATGTAGGTGCAGCTTCTGAAGTTGAAATGAAAGAGAAAAAAGATCGTGTTGACGATGCATTAAGTGCAACAAGAGCTGCAGTTGAAGAAGGTATAGTTCCCGGCGGCGGCGTTGCTTATATCAGAGCTTTGGAAGCTTTAGATAAGATTACCGGTGAAAATGATGATGAAAATATCGGAATTGAAATTATTAAAAGAGCAATTGAAGAACCTGCAAGACAAATTGCAACAAATGCAGGCAAAGAAGGTGCTGTTGTTGTACAAGTTGTTAAAGAGGGTAAAGATGATTTTGGTTACAATGCACGTACAGATAAATTTGAGAATTTATATAAAGCAGGTGTAATTGATCCTACTAAAGTAACCAGAATCGCTTTAGAAAATGCAGCATCAATTGCCGGTATGTTATTAACAACAGAAGCTGTGATGGTTGATGAAAAAGAAGATAATCCTGCACCGATGATGCCTCCCGGTGGCGGAATGGGCGGAATGGGCGGAATGATGTAAAGAAAATAAACCCAATTATTGAAAAAAAACTTCTCTAAAAAAGAGAAGTTTTTTTATTTTATTACTTTTGCAACAGTTTACAATGATAAAAATAGTTCTACTGTTATTTTACCGGAAATGTCTTTTTATATATAAAATTAATAATAATTATTGCAACCCTTTTTTTTGTGTTGCATCTTAATAATAACTGATTGATGCCTGTAACGAAGGAAATTATAAGTCAGTGTAAAAAGGATAACGAAAAAGCTCGGGAAATCATTTTTAATAAATATTCTCCTGTTCTTTTAAGTATATGTATAAGATATTTAAAAGACAGAGTAAAGGCTGAAGATGTTATGCAGGATGCATTTATTATAATTTTTACAAAAATTAATCAGTATAACGGGAAAGGTTCTTTTGAGGGCTGGATTAAACGTATCACAGTTAATACTGCTTTAATGCAATTAAGAAAGGATAAGAAAGAGATTGTTTCGGATAGTATGGAATATTTTCAAGAAACAACCGAAAAAAATGAAAATGAAAGAAATTTAAACCTAAAAGATAAAAGATCAGTAATTGAAAATGCAAAATTCTCTCAAACAGAGATATTTGATATTGTATCAGAATTACCGACAGGTTTCAGAACAGTTTTTAATCTGTATGTTGTTGAAGGCTATAAACATAAAGAAATTTCTAAAGAACTGAAAATAAGTATCGGAACATCAAAGTCTCAATTATTGAGAGCAAGAAAAAAATTGGAAAGTATATTATATATTAAAGCACTTTATAAATTAAAAAATAAAATTACTAATTATTAAAAATGAAAGAAGAATTATCATATATTGATAATATAACCGGAGATAAACTGAAAGGGCATACAATTACACCTGATACAAGTTGGGAACTTATGAATTCTAAATTTACTAATGTTGTTGCAGGTGGCTCAATTGATGGTTTTGTCTCAAATATCGGCGGCTTTTTTACAGCAAAATCAATTGTTGTATCAGTTGTTGTATTATCAATTCTAACAGTCGGTATTATATTTTTAAATAATGATTCGGGAGATGATATTTTACATAAAGGATCATCTGTAAATATTGATGAGTCTAATAATGAAACTGTTTTTTATACAGATGATTATGTAAATGAAAATGTTGCTGATGATAGTCTGATAAATGTAAATGATGCAGGAAAAACGGAAAATAATTCTGAAGATGTAATTATTAAGATTGAAGTTCCTGTTCATGAAAATGTAGTAATAAAAAAAGAAATTGTTATTAGAGATACTATAATCGAAGAAGATAACGTTAAAATAAAATAATCAAAAATATTTTAATATGTTATCTCTCAAGCGGAGAGAAAATTTTTTAATAAAGTATCGGCATGATATTAAGTACTTGCCGATTTTTTTGTTTGTTTTAATATCATTATTACATATCAGCAGTACAAATCCGGAAATTTCCGAAACTGATAATCTATTATATCCTCCTAAAATAAATGATACAATATATGTATATGACACAGTTGTATATTATGATACAACTTATGTTTATGATACTGTATATAGTTCGAAAATAATTAGAGATACTGTGGAAATTATTACTATGTATCCTGTGTATAGTAATATCAAATATAAAGATTCTGTAAAATATTCATTTTTCAATAGAGGACACCAATTTTTTCCGTTAAACAGATATATATTTTCTGCCGACATTTTTTTTTCACCTCTTTATTCATTGCATAATTTCAGTTCTGATCCTATTTATTCCGATGCTTTGCAACTAAATAAAACTTCAGTTAAGCCGTTATTAAGTAACACCTTTGGTCTCGGGATTAATTTTCACAGAAGGAGTTCCGTTTTTTCATCGGGGTTATTATATACAACAATAAGAGAGAATTATAACTTTTTAGCAACAGATTATCTTATTGATACTGTTTTGGCATATAGATATTTCACAGAAACGGTTATGCAGATTGATTCAGTTCCATTTATAAATATTGATACTTTATTGGCAACCGGAGATACAGTCTATTATTTTATTATAGATACGAATTATATTACAACCCTTGATTCAAACCTAATTTCAAAAACGGATACAGTTGAAAATAAATACAATGATAAATCTGATAACTCTTATACATTTATTGAGATACCGTTGATATACAGCTTTACATTTTATCGACCTAATTTTACAATTTCACCGGAAATAGGAATTATTACAAGTTTTTTTGTAAATTCAAAAGGAAAAATTGTATCTTTGGCTAATCTTAATCAAAGTAACAAATTAGAAAATGAATCTAAATTTGCTTTTGTAAATATATCTTTGTACACAGGACTTAAGCTAACGTATTTTATTAATGAGAAGTTTAATCTTTTTACTGCGGCATTTTACAGAAAGAGCATTAATTCAATTTATATTGATTATCCGATAATATCAAAATTTGATAGCTTCGGTTTTAATTTTGGTTTAAGATATAAGATTTTACTTTAAAAAATCTATTATGAAGCATTCAGTTTTTATAATCTTATTAATTCTGATTTCTCAATTTAAAGCAAATTCCTCTTTTCAAATTGATCAAAAACAACAAGATTTATTAAATAATTCATCTTTTAATAAAATTATTTCTTCTGAAAATATTAATAAGTGTACTAATTCCGGCATTGTTAAATTAGCCTCTGTAATAAGAGATAATAATACTAAAGAATTTCAATCATTTTCAGGAGAAGTATATATGGGCGATAATTTGTTGCCTGAAGGAAGTATTTTTTTAATTGAAAATATTAAAGAAAACTATATTACTCATAGTTCTTATACAATTAAGAACGGAACTTTTGAATTTGGTGAATTGAAATCAGGGAGTTATATTTTATATGCAATTCCGAATATTGACTATGACTTTTTTTATTTTCCGAAATATTTTCCTACATATTCCGGAAATTCATATAAATGGGAGAACTCTGTTGAAAAAGATCTGATAAACAATTTATTTAATTTTACAATACATTTACAATCATATTCAGACCCTTTCTACGGTCATGAGAGAGTTTCAGGCAAAATATCATATAAAGAAGATTACAGAGGCGGTAAAGATATTCCTGTTCCTGTTTTTCTTTTGAACCAATTAAAGGAACCAATGGATTTTAGAATTGCAGATCCTGAAACGGGAGAATTTGCTTTTAATTATTTACCTGCGGGTACTTATTATCTTCATCCTGAAATTATAGGTATAAAATCTGAAGATTATAAAGTTAAGGTCGAACAAGAAAACAGTTCATCTCACGCTGTAAATTTTTATATAAATAATGAAAATATTACAACTGAAAGTATTAAAGATGATGAAATTGAAAATGTAATAAGCGGTAAATATTTAAAACTGTTTTTAGATGAAAATATTAATTTTCCTGTTATATGTGAATTAATAAATATGTCAGGAAGTTCAGTAAATAAAAATATTTACTACTCCAATGAAGTTAATATTAATACAACAAGCATATCCGGCGGTATATATATATTAAGGGTAAGGACATATGATAATTCAATAGTAAAAACCAAAAAAGTTTATATTAATAATTATAATTAATTTTATATAGAAACTGCTTAAATTTTATTCCTCAAATAATTTATTTAAAAAAATAACCGATGAAAAAGATATTATTATTCGTATTGTTGATTGCTTGGACAGGAACAAT contains:
- a CDS encoding formylglycine-generating enzyme family protein gives rise to the protein MMKRQILIFLILQSIFITTVTAQNSEKDMKLIPGGEYIMGKDSESDSDYSPAHKVAVDSFFMDIHEVTNLEYYTFCKETGHKLPEFWGTDKYRSSLKYSNCPVIGVSKNDARKYAEYAGKRLPTEAEWEYAARGGLIDKNYSNGDVFKSCINIDSVFNKGDRHPYNVLSGKQNNFGLYGMSGNAREWVSDIYEKDYYKNSPTKNPKGPENGRLTVVRGGGWKSGSACKKVFIRNALRGSWVDITIGFRCVKDLE
- the groL gene encoding chaperonin GroEL (60 kDa chaperone family; promotes refolding of misfolded polypeptides especially under stressful conditions; forms two stacked rings of heptamers to form a barrel-shaped 14mer; ends can be capped by GroES; misfolded proteins enter the barrel where they are refolded when GroES binds) is translated as MAKEILFDIEARDALKKGVDKLNDAVKITLGPKGRNVVIEKSYGAPQITKDGVTVAKEIDLSDAFENVGAQMIKEVASKTGDDAGDGTTTATILAQSIINVGIKNVTSGANPMDLKRGVDKAVRAIVDNLKSQSQDVKVDSKKIEQVARISANNDEEIGKHIADAMKIVKKDGVITVEEAKGIDTHVEVVKGMQFDRGYISPYFITDTDKMEGVLENPYILLYDKKISSMKDIMPVLEPAAQENRPLMIIAEDIDGEALATLVVNKLRGSLKVAAVKAPGFGDRRKEMLEDLAVLTGGTLITEERGYKLENATLEMCGTTEKIVMDKENTTIVNGAGDKDQIKARVKEIKTHIENTTSDYDKEKLQERLAKLSGGVAVIYVGAASEVEMKEKKDRVDDALSATRAAVEEGIVPGGGVAYIRALEALDKITGENDDENIGIEIIKRAIEEPARQIATNAGKEGAVVVQVVKEGKDDFGYNARTDKFENLYKAGVIDPTKVTRIALENAASIAGMLLTTEAVMVDEKEDNPAPMMPPGGGMGGMGGMM
- a CDS encoding RNA polymerase sigma factor — translated: MPVTKEIISQCKKDNEKAREIIFNKYSPVLLSICIRYLKDRVKAEDVMQDAFIIIFTKINQYNGKGSFEGWIKRITVNTALMQLRKDKKEIVSDSMEYFQETTEKNENERNLNLKDKRSVIENAKFSQTEIFDIVSELPTGFRTVFNLYVVEGYKHKEISKELKISIGTSKSQLLRARKKLESILYIKALYKLKNKITNY